Proteins co-encoded in one Gammaproteobacteria bacterium genomic window:
- a CDS encoding MotA/TolQ/ExbB proton channel family protein, translating to ILATIGNTAPFIGLFGTVVGMMTTLQSITAAGTTDLNVVAGPIGEALIATAAGIACAIPAVVAYNSFLRHLRVFTTSLDSFAYDSLMHLASEEAMHLAGHHSSDNHHHHHTEVHHPHHEHRHDHDDSHGGSH from the coding sequence GCATTCTTGCCACCATAGGTAACACTGCGCCATTTATTGGTTTGTTCGGTACAGTGGTGGGAATGATGACGACCTTGCAAAGCATTACTGCTGCCGGGACGACTGACTTGAATGTGGTGGCAGGTCCTATCGGTGAGGCACTTATTGCCACTGCTGCCGGTATTGCCTGCGCGATTCCGGCGGTGGTTGCCTACAACAGCTTTTTGCGTCACCTGCGCGTATTCACCACGTCGCTGGACAGTTTTGCTTACGACTCGTTAATGCATCTGGCCTCCGAAGAAGCAATGCACCTGGCCGGACATCATTCATCGGACAATCATCACCACCATCACACAGAAGTACATCATCCACATCATGAACATCGCCACGACCATGATGATTCGCATGGAGGATCGCACTAA
- a CDS encoding biopolymer transporter ExbD — translation MAFGQLNQGGSQQPMHEINVTPLVDVMLVLLVLFIVTAPLLTSQIKVNLPDAKTESVQVLKTIILSITASGKIYLDDQVVDESQLLTKMNELKQSRPDAPVELRADGEIAYKKVAQVMAVLQNAGISKIIFVTKQG, via the coding sequence ATGGCTTTCGGGCAACTCAATCAGGGTGGTTCGCAGCAGCCCATGCACGAAATTAACGTCACGCCATTGGTCGACGTTATGCTGGTGTTGCTGGTGCTGTTTATTGTTACTGCACCGCTGTTGACCAGTCAGATCAAGGTAAATCTGCCGGACGCAAAAACTGAATCAGTGCAGGTGCTCAAAACCATTATTTTGAGTATTACCGCGAGCGGGAAAATCTATTTGGACGATCAGGTGGTTGATGAATCGCAACTGCTGACGAAAATGAATGAGCTCAAACAATCTCGTCCAGACGCGCCTGTTGAATTGCGGGCTGATGGTGAAATTGCCTACAAAAAAGTGGCTCAAGTGATGGCTGTGCTGCAAAACGCAGGCATTAGCAAAATTATTTTTGTAACCAAACAAGGTTAA
- a CDS encoding TonB-dependent receptor, with protein sequence MRRNSYFTSSVGLAIVAVINGGAAQAAGIPTLEAVNVESSFEDLVGTANSANEGTVTKEQLDARTTYRPGELLETTPGLIVTQHSGEGKAGQYYLRGFNLDHGTDLRTTVDGMLVNERTHAHGQGWTDLNFIIPELASNLQYKKGPYYADEGDFSSAGAVAVSYVDSFPQAMVGISAGQNGYRRALFADSPSVANGKLLYAFEYQHNDGPFTNPDDYNKYNGVLRFSRGAEADKLSVAFMAYSGKWNATDQIPKSAVDAGLLSRWDAIDTSDGGDAQRMSVSVNRQKLDDNGATEWNAYVIKQSLDLYSNFTYFLDDPVNGDQFNQRDSRYTVAANWRYTWFGNIGSKSTENTVGLQLQNDWIENGLHKTKTRSRLSTVRSDEITETSLGAYVQNSTHWLEKFRTVLGVRGDVYQFDVASNNPLNSGKTDDFLVNPKMAMIFGPWAKTEFYLNAGGGFHSNDARGTTITVDPVTSAAAEKVTPLVQSWGYEAGVRSGIIPKLQSTLNVYTLTMDSELLFVGDAGTTEAGRPSRRVGAEFANYYAPTSWLTIDADLAYAFARFTDNDPAGNRIPGAVEGVGSLGVTVDRLGPWYGGANLRYFGPRALVEDNSQRSQSTTLLSAQLGYHVSKTFDVTAEVFNLLDTQASAIDYYYESKMSPSASAAADKHFHPIESRSVRLLANLRF encoded by the coding sequence ATGAGGCGAAATTCATATTTTACAAGCAGTGTTGGCTTGGCGATTGTGGCAGTTATTAATGGTGGGGCTGCGCAGGCGGCAGGAATTCCCACGCTGGAAGCTGTAAATGTGGAATCCAGTTTTGAAGATTTGGTGGGCACAGCCAATTCAGCCAACGAAGGAACCGTGACCAAAGAACAATTGGATGCGCGTACAACGTATCGTCCGGGAGAGTTGCTGGAAACCACGCCGGGATTGATTGTCACCCAGCACAGTGGCGAGGGCAAAGCCGGACAATATTACCTGCGTGGCTTTAATCTTGATCACGGCACCGATTTGCGTACCACGGTGGATGGGATGCTGGTCAATGAGCGCACCCATGCGCATGGTCAGGGCTGGACCGATTTGAATTTTATTATTCCTGAACTCGCCAGCAATCTGCAGTACAAAAAAGGGCCGTACTATGCAGACGAAGGTGATTTTTCTTCAGCAGGCGCGGTGGCCGTCAGTTATGTGGACAGTTTTCCGCAAGCGATGGTAGGAATCAGCGCTGGTCAAAATGGATATCGACGTGCCTTGTTTGCAGACTCGCCATCTGTTGCTAACGGAAAATTACTTTATGCCTTCGAGTATCAGCATAACGATGGCCCATTCACCAATCCCGATGATTACAATAAGTACAACGGTGTGCTGCGATTTTCTCGTGGCGCGGAGGCCGATAAATTAAGCGTGGCGTTCATGGCGTACTCTGGAAAATGGAATGCGACTGATCAAATTCCAAAAAGTGCAGTCGATGCTGGTTTGTTGTCCCGCTGGGATGCGATTGATACCAGTGATGGTGGTGACGCGCAGCGCATGAGTGTTTCAGTCAATCGGCAAAAACTGGATGATAATGGCGCCACAGAGTGGAATGCATATGTGATCAAGCAATCCCTGGATCTCTACTCGAATTTTACCTACTTTCTCGATGATCCGGTGAATGGCGATCAATTCAATCAACGCGACAGTCGTTACACGGTAGCGGCGAACTGGCGTTACACCTGGTTTGGCAACATAGGCAGCAAGTCAACGGAAAATACTGTTGGATTGCAACTGCAAAATGACTGGATCGAAAACGGTTTGCACAAAACCAAAACCCGTTCGCGTCTGTCGACAGTACGCAGTGATGAAATTACCGAAACCTCGTTGGGTGCCTATGTGCAAAACAGCACCCACTGGTTGGAAAAATTCCGCACCGTGTTGGGCGTGCGTGGTGATGTGTATCAGTTTGACGTAGCCAGCAATAATCCGCTGAACTCAGGAAAGACCGATGATTTTTTGGTTAATCCAAAAATGGCAATGATTTTTGGTCCTTGGGCAAAGACAGAGTTTTACCTGAATGCCGGTGGCGGTTTCCACAGCAATGATGCGCGTGGTACCACCATCACCGTTGATCCTGTCACATCTGCTGCCGCAGAAAAAGTCACTCCGTTGGTTCAATCCTGGGGCTATGAAGCCGGAGTGCGCAGCGGAATTATTCCAAAACTGCAGAGCACGTTGAATGTGTACACCTTGACGATGGATTCTGAGTTGCTGTTCGTCGGCGATGCAGGCACCACTGAAGCAGGTCGCCCAAGTCGTCGTGTGGGTGCTGAGTTTGCCAACTATTACGCGCCTACATCGTGGTTAACCATTGATGCGGATTTGGCATATGCTTTCGCACGTTTCACGGACAATGATCCTGCCGGCAATCGCATTCCTGGCGCGGTTGAAGGTGTGGGTTCGTTGGGTGTGACGGTGGATCGCCTCGGACCGTGGTATGGCGGCGCGAACCTGCGTTATTTTGGACCTCGCGCATTGGTGGAGGACAACAGCCAGCGTTCTCAAAGTACAACCCTTTTGAGTGCTCAATTGGGCTATCACGTGAGCAAAACCTTTGATGTGACAGCAGAAGTGTTCAATTTGCTGGATACGCAAGCCTCGGCAATTGATTACTACTACGAATCCAAGATGTCACCCTCGGCCAGCGCTGCTGCGGATAAGCATTTCCATCCTATCGAATCGCGCTCAGTGCGGTTACTGGCAAATCTGCGATTCTAA